Proteins found in one Pocillopora verrucosa isolate sample1 chromosome 12, ASM3666991v2, whole genome shotgun sequence genomic segment:
- the LOC136277508 gene encoding uncharacterized protein isoform X2, with protein sequence MSRQASNEKVTRSSSSVVTQSVKRPRDAVVNKSRQASNEKVKQSSSSAATQSVKRLKGSDHCLIVEHLEGEYIRRSNVKPLLWDSDIQLPIDEVYTRLQMKWRKKAYFQLTETEIHMYEVFKPAREGEKGARMVLVEGNPGIGKTTFCLKIASDWAKKLVPVEFDFPMFELLFLLKCCDIHKGTKDIVQAIDEQLLNDDINNKEEFLDYIRDGKNQDKILLILDGLDELPKKSKKVLDRLFRRKVFSRCFILATSREEKGIDVRRRYDFDTLLQIKGFTSEDAADYIRKHFKSVDPQNLSKGERLIEAVETNSYLDALRNNPLNLLLLCVVFEDFQGELPSNRTKLYQIIFRCLLRRYCSRNGLNVHRNADKALENQFKESLLVLGELAWNCLREDRRSFSEEELDKLEHSRTHVRRFPAIKLGLVFMEASSRPSQEPRHQCHFLHKTFQEFLAAFYLANQMLTEQLSLTDHSVFWRESMLFGYRQVFVFLAGILGMEGTVFFKETVTILKKGWKWETFLVEFLLDLLKESGAADDLGKVACSLIPLPNVLKLNQKQRSWLKLIRYVHEGAIPEGDVASVQLTKLSLSDVQFFSKDNVNDLHGILGSSQTLTELVIGNIENMSPEVADLFAESFSSSTSLRTATLKLFDVSSERCASNASTLLSTLSQLECLSLEVFAVLNNTAAQAVKALFKSSLISLVLIVHGDQNDCLMSTVSEGLADETAVKSLSLVVYGRVSNPGIVAVQKGVLRNRTLHSLELKVYGEIPEAWMAAVATVLAANKSWKSLIIHPNVCGKIKYEAGLLPYPILGDAPIEKSLTVNVCGELSVHSLKALTEFFKESSPLSGLQLNVQSKLTNEVVDCLVDYFLTNNSLSSHSIINLSGEIRSYEGTALQRLVQEGQKHSVSVHLNGLDEDHFLSGFYTLANVSSASTTFLVDGKTTTYLEVIKLLSSVTTSSFNLTVNHHAAVREDWAKGVGSGLANSLTVNNHAEDITRYWTSGVGDGLANSRSLTTFSLTVNNHAEDMGRWARGVGDGLASNRSLTTFSLTVNNYAEDMGPWTSRVGDGLANSRSLTTFSLTVNNHAEDMGLWASGVGDGLANSRSLTTFSLTVNNYAKDMGFWARGVGDGLANSRSLTTFSLTVNNHAEDMGLWASGVGDGLANSRSLTTFSLTVNNHAEDITSYWTSGVGDGLANSRSLTTFSLTVNNYAEDMGRRARGVGDGLASSRSLTTFSLTVNNHAEDMGLWASGVGDGLANSRSLTTFSLTVNNYAEDMGSWASRVGHGLASSRSLTTFSLTVNNHAEDMGIWARGVGDGLANSRSLTTFSLTVNNYAEDMGPWASRVGDGLANSSSLTTFSLTVNNHAGEIGRWTNDFSKGLVESGSLTTIRVAFNLYGEDRIR encoded by the exons ATGTCCAggcaagcttcaaatgaaaaggttacaCGAAGTTCGTCCTCTGTTGTAACTCAGTCTGTGAAGCGCCCTAGAG atgccgtagtaaacaagtccaggcaagcttcaaatgaaaaggttaaacaaAGTTCATCCTCCGCAGCCACTCAATCTGTGAAGCGCCTTAAAG GTTCCGATCATTGTCTAATTGTGGAACACCTTGAAGGTGAATACATTAGACGCTCCAATGTAAAACCACTGCTGTGGGATAGCGACATCCAACTACCTATTGATGAAGTCTACACTAGGTTGCaaatgaaatggagaaagaagGCTTACTTTCAGCTAACAGAGACGGAGATTCACatgtatgaagttttcaagccTGCTAGGGAGGGTGAAAAGGGCGCCAGAATGGTACTTGTAGAAGGAAACCCTGGGATTGGGAAGACTACGTTTTGCCTTAAAATTGCAAGTGATTGGGCCAAAAAATTAGTACCAGTAGAGTTTGACTTCCCCATGTTTGAGTTGTTGTTTCTTCTGAAATGCTGTGATATTCACAAAGGTACTAAAGACATAGTACAAGCCATCGATGAGCAACTTCTGAATGATGACATTAACAATAAGGAAGAATTTTTGGATTACATCAGAGATGGTAAGAATCAGGACAAGATTCTTTTAATCCTGGATGGCCTTGATGAGTTACCAAAAAAGTCGAAAAAAGTCTTGGATAGGCTATTTAGAAGAAAAGTTTTCTCGCGCTGTTTTATTTTGGCCACCTCAcgcgaagaaaaaggaatcgATGTCCGGCGGCGCTATGACTTTGATACACTTTTGCAGATTAAAGGGTTCACCTCAGAGGACGCTGCAGATTACATcagaaagcattttaaaagcGTTGATCCACAAAATTTGTCTAAAGGCGAGAGGCTCATTGAAGCTGTTGAAACAAATTCCTACCTAGATGCGCTAAGGAACAATCCGCTGAATCTACTTCTCTTGTGCGTTGTTTTTGAAGACTTTCAAGGGGAACTACCATCTAATCGTACTAAGCTTTATCAGATTATTTTTCGATGCTTGTTGAGGCGATATTGCTCCCGAAATGGCTTGAACGTTCATCGGAATGCCGACAAAGCCCTGGAGAATCAATTTAAAGAGTCCCTACTTGTGCTAGGGGAGTTAGCGTGGAATTGTCTTCGAGAAGACCGCCGTTCGTTTTCGGAAGAGGAACTGGACAAGTTAGAACATTCGAGGACCCATGTGAGAAGATTTCCAGCTATCAAATTGGGCCTTGTTTTCATGGAAGCCAGTTCAAGGCCAAGTCAGGAACCAAGACATCAGTGTCATTTCcttcacaaaacatttcaagagtttttaGCTGCCTTTTACCTAGCGAACCAGATGTTAACGGAACAACTTAGCCTTACTGATCATTCTGTTTTCTGGAGGGAAAGTATGTTATTTGGCTACAGACAAGTATTTGTCTTTTTAGCTGGCATATTAGGCATGGAAGGAACGgtgtttttcaaagaaactgtaacgattttaaaaaaaggctgGAAATGGGAAACTTTTCTCGTAGAGTTCTTACTTGACCTTTTAAAAGAGAGTGGTGCTGCAGATGATTTAGGCAAAGTTGCGTGCTCCCTTATTCCTTTACcaaatgttttgaagttaaATCAGAAACAGCGGTCTTGGTTGAAACTTATACGATATGTGCACGAAGGCGCCATACCCGAAGGTGATGTGGCATCAGTGCAGCTTACTAAACTGAGCCTGTCGGACGTGCAGTTTTTCAGTAAAGACAATGTGAACGATCTCCATGGAATTCTCGGAAGCAGTCAAACTCTCACAGAGCTTGTCATTGGTAATATCGAGAACATGTCCCCTGAAGTTGCAGATCTGTTCGCTGAGAGTTTTTCGTCAAGCACGTCACTAAGAACAGCCACGCTAAAACTGTTTGACGTGAGTAGTGAGAGGTGCGCCAGTAATGCTAGTACCTTGTTATCGACTCTCTCGCAATTGGAATGTCTTTCGCTCGAAGTCTTTGCTGTTCTGAATAACACTGCTGCACAAGCCGTGAAAGCGTTATTCAAATCATCGCTAATTTCTCTCGTGCTTATTGTTCATGGGGATCAGAATGACTGTTTAATGTCGACTGTTAGTGAAGGACTTGCAGATGAAACCGCGGTAAAGTCTCTTAGTCTTGTCGTTTATGGAAGAGTTAGCAACCCTGGAATCGTAGCAGTGCAGAAAGGTGTTCTGCGAAATAGAACTTTGCACTCTTTAGAGTTAAAGGTTTACGGAGAAATCCCAGAAGCGTGGATGGCAGCTGTTGCTACCGTACTGGCAGCCAATAAGTCATGGAAGTCTCTTATTATTCATCCAAATGTGTGCGGGAAAATTAAATATGAAGCAGGTTTGCTGCCCTATCCTATTCTAGGTGATGCCCCAATAGAGAAGTCATTAACCGTGAACGTCTGTGGTGAACTGAGCGTTCACAGCTTAAAAGCCCTTACAGAGTTTTTCAAGGAAAGTTCGCCACTATCTGGTTTGCAGTTGAATGTCCAAAGTAAACTAACCAATGAAGTCGTGGATTGTCTAGTAGACTATTTTCTGACTAACAATTCACTGTCCTCACACAGTATTATTAACCTTAGTGGTGAAATCAGAAGCTACGAAGGAACTGCTCTTCAGAGATTAGTTCAAGAGGGTCAAAAGCATTCTGTCTCAGTGCACTTGAATGGTCTTGATGAGGATCACTTTTTAAGTGGTTTTTATACTCTCGCCAATGTTTCGTCAGCGTCGACCACGTTTTTAGTTGATGGAAAGACTACCACATACCTTGAAGTCATCAAACTATTAAGCTCTGTGACAACATCCTCGTTCAATCTCACAGTTAATCATCACGCTGCTGTGAGGGAAGACTGGGCAAAGGGTGTGGGTAGCGGCTTGGCGAACAGTCTTacagttaacaatcacgctGAAGACATCACGAGATACTGGACCAgcggtgtgggtgatggtttggcgaacagcagatcactaactacattcagtctcacagttaacaatcacgctGAAGACATGGGACGCTGGGCCAGgggtgtgggtgatggtttggcgagcaacagatcactaactacattcagtctcacagttaacaattacgCTGAAGACATGGGACCCTGGACCAGCcgtgtgggtgatggtttggcgaacagcagatcactaactacattcagtctcacagttaacaatcacgctGAAGACATGGGACTCTGGGCCAgcggtgtgggtgatggtttggcgaacagcagatcactaactacattcagtctcacagttaacaattacgCTAAAGACATGGGATTCTGGGCCAGgggtgtgggtgatggtttggcgaacagcagatcactaactacattcagtctcacagttaacaatcacgctGAAGACATGGGACTCTGGGCCAgcggtgtgggtgatggtttggcgaacagcagatcactaactacattcagtctcacagttaacaatcacgctGAAGACATCACGAGTTACTGGACCAgcggtgtgggtgatggtttggcgaacagcagatcactaactacattcagtctcacagttaacaattacgCTGAAGACATGGGACGCCGGGCCAGgggtgtgggtgatggtttggcgagcagcagatcactaactacattcagtctcacagttaacaatcacgctGAAGACATGGGACTCTGGGCCAgcggtgtgggtgatggtttggcgaacagcagatcactaactacattcagtctcacagttaacaattacgCTGAAGACATGGGATCCTGGGCCAGCCGTGTGGGTCATGGTTTGGCGAgcagcagatcactaactacattcagtctcacagttaacaatcacgctGAAGACATGGGAATCTGGGCCAGgggtgtgggtgatggtttggcgaacagcagatcactaactacattcagtctcacagttaacaattacgCTGAAGACATGGGACCCTGGGCCAGCcgtgtgggtgatggtttggcgaacagcagctcattaactacattcagtcttaCCGTTAACAATCACGCGGGCGAAATAGGTCGCTGGACGAACGACTTTAGCAAGGGCTTGGTAGAGAGCGGTTCTTTAACAACGATAAGAGTAGCATTTAACTTGTACGGTGAGGACAGAATTCGCTAG
- the LOC136277512 gene encoding tubulin polyglutamylase TTLL7-like, whose translation MSTDNLTTEIPSSSRTPLGSVTMEDSSHGFNGSRSVMTKDNLKLLDLSTADNFCENRGRESEYAASLADECEESLEQTRGMVRARTNHVRKQTVNNSMKKKPQRKRRVTANLAATKYEVVRKVCLQCGMYIARDDDSNSFLIWSDSSVPVEKIIELKSFQKINHFPSMGEICRKDNLAWNMAKMQIKSSCRGIQFCSTNLGSPAKYAAFQGYCRELKKRKKHKTFIVKPANGAMENGISLG comes from the exons ATGAGCACAGACAATTTGACCACGGAGATTCCATCGTCGTCTCGAACGCCTTTGGGTTCTGTAACCATGGAAGACAGCAGCCATGGTTTCAATGGAAGTAGGTCTGTCATGACCAAAGACAACCTTAAATTACTTGATTTAAGCACTGCTGACAACTTTTGTGAAAATCGAGGAAGGGAAAGTGAGTATGCGGCATCTTTGGCCGACGAGTGTGAAGAAAGCTTGGAACAGACAAGAGGCATGGTACGGGCTCGAACAAACCATGTTCGCAAGCAAACAGTAAACAATTCTATGAAGAAGAAACCTCAAAGGAAACGCCGTGTAACggccaatttagctgcaacaaAGTACGAAGTCG TTAGAAAAGTTTGTCTTCAATGTGGAATGTATATTGCAAGGGATGATGACTCAAACAG TTTCCTCATTTGGAGTGATTCATCAGTGCCAGTTGAAAAAATCATAGAACTAAAATCATTTCag AAAATCAACCATTTTCCAAGTATGGGTGAGATTTGTAGGAAGGATAACCTAGCTTGGAATATGGCAAA AATGCAAATTAAGAGCTCATGTAGAGGAATACAGTTTTGTTCTACAAACTTGGGTTCTCCTGCCAA ATATGCTGCATTTCAAGGCTATTgtagagaactgaaaaaaagaaagaaacacaaaaccTTCATTGTTAAACCAGCAAATGGAGCTATGGAAAATGg GATATCTCTGGGGTGA
- the LOC136277508 gene encoding uncharacterized protein isoform X1, giving the protein MEQDGTWGDHVILWAAANCYQIAIHVISSLPGYSEVIVNPDCPFDQSKHLVLGHVHEVHYVSLQPLQDAVVKMSRQASNEKVTRSSSSVVTQSVKRPRDAVVNKSRQASNEKVKQSSSSAATQSVKRLKGSDHCLIVEHLEGEYIRRSNVKPLLWDSDIQLPIDEVYTRLQMKWRKKAYFQLTETEIHMYEVFKPAREGEKGARMVLVEGNPGIGKTTFCLKIASDWAKKLVPVEFDFPMFELLFLLKCCDIHKGTKDIVQAIDEQLLNDDINNKEEFLDYIRDGKNQDKILLILDGLDELPKKSKKVLDRLFRRKVFSRCFILATSREEKGIDVRRRYDFDTLLQIKGFTSEDAADYIRKHFKSVDPQNLSKGERLIEAVETNSYLDALRNNPLNLLLLCVVFEDFQGELPSNRTKLYQIIFRCLLRRYCSRNGLNVHRNADKALENQFKESLLVLGELAWNCLREDRRSFSEEELDKLEHSRTHVRRFPAIKLGLVFMEASSRPSQEPRHQCHFLHKTFQEFLAAFYLANQMLTEQLSLTDHSVFWRESMLFGYRQVFVFLAGILGMEGTVFFKETVTILKKGWKWETFLVEFLLDLLKESGAADDLGKVACSLIPLPNVLKLNQKQRSWLKLIRYVHEGAIPEGDVASVQLTKLSLSDVQFFSKDNVNDLHGILGSSQTLTELVIGNIENMSPEVADLFAESFSSSTSLRTATLKLFDVSSERCASNASTLLSTLSQLECLSLEVFAVLNNTAAQAVKALFKSSLISLVLIVHGDQNDCLMSTVSEGLADETAVKSLSLVVYGRVSNPGIVAVQKGVLRNRTLHSLELKVYGEIPEAWMAAVATVLAANKSWKSLIIHPNVCGKIKYEAGLLPYPILGDAPIEKSLTVNVCGELSVHSLKALTEFFKESSPLSGLQLNVQSKLTNEVVDCLVDYFLTNNSLSSHSIINLSGEIRSYEGTALQRLVQEGQKHSVSVHLNGLDEDHFLSGFYTLANVSSASTTFLVDGKTTTYLEVIKLLSSVTTSSFNLTVNHHAAVREDWAKGVGSGLANSLTVNNHAEDITRYWTSGVGDGLANSRSLTTFSLTVNNHAEDMGRWARGVGDGLASNRSLTTFSLTVNNYAEDMGPWTSRVGDGLANSRSLTTFSLTVNNHAEDMGLWASGVGDGLANSRSLTTFSLTVNNYAKDMGFWARGVGDGLANSRSLTTFSLTVNNHAEDMGLWASGVGDGLANSRSLTTFSLTVNNHAEDITSYWTSGVGDGLANSRSLTTFSLTVNNYAEDMGRRARGVGDGLASSRSLTTFSLTVNNHAEDMGLWASGVGDGLANSRSLTTFSLTVNNYAEDMGSWASRVGHGLASSRSLTTFSLTVNNHAEDMGIWARGVGDGLANSRSLTTFSLTVNNYAEDMGPWASRVGDGLANSSSLTTFSLTVNNHAGEIGRWTNDFSKGLVESGSLTTIRVAFNLYGEDRIR; this is encoded by the exons ATGGAACAAGATGGCACTTGGGGTGATCATGTGATTCTCTGGGCTGCAGCAAACTGTTATCAAATAGCCATTCACGTGATTAGTAGTCTTCCAGGCTATAGTGAGGTAATTGTCAACCCAGATTGTCCATTTGACCAAAGCAAGCATCTTGTATTGGGACATGTCCATGAAGTACACTATGTCAGCCTTCAGCCCTTGCAAG ATGCCGTAGTAAAGATGTCCAggcaagcttcaaatgaaaaggttacaCGAAGTTCGTCCTCTGTTGTAACTCAGTCTGTGAAGCGCCCTAGAG atgccgtagtaaacaagtccaggcaagcttcaaatgaaaaggttaaacaaAGTTCATCCTCCGCAGCCACTCAATCTGTGAAGCGCCTTAAAG GTTCCGATCATTGTCTAATTGTGGAACACCTTGAAGGTGAATACATTAGACGCTCCAATGTAAAACCACTGCTGTGGGATAGCGACATCCAACTACCTATTGATGAAGTCTACACTAGGTTGCaaatgaaatggagaaagaagGCTTACTTTCAGCTAACAGAGACGGAGATTCACatgtatgaagttttcaagccTGCTAGGGAGGGTGAAAAGGGCGCCAGAATGGTACTTGTAGAAGGAAACCCTGGGATTGGGAAGACTACGTTTTGCCTTAAAATTGCAAGTGATTGGGCCAAAAAATTAGTACCAGTAGAGTTTGACTTCCCCATGTTTGAGTTGTTGTTTCTTCTGAAATGCTGTGATATTCACAAAGGTACTAAAGACATAGTACAAGCCATCGATGAGCAACTTCTGAATGATGACATTAACAATAAGGAAGAATTTTTGGATTACATCAGAGATGGTAAGAATCAGGACAAGATTCTTTTAATCCTGGATGGCCTTGATGAGTTACCAAAAAAGTCGAAAAAAGTCTTGGATAGGCTATTTAGAAGAAAAGTTTTCTCGCGCTGTTTTATTTTGGCCACCTCAcgcgaagaaaaaggaatcgATGTCCGGCGGCGCTATGACTTTGATACACTTTTGCAGATTAAAGGGTTCACCTCAGAGGACGCTGCAGATTACATcagaaagcattttaaaagcGTTGATCCACAAAATTTGTCTAAAGGCGAGAGGCTCATTGAAGCTGTTGAAACAAATTCCTACCTAGATGCGCTAAGGAACAATCCGCTGAATCTACTTCTCTTGTGCGTTGTTTTTGAAGACTTTCAAGGGGAACTACCATCTAATCGTACTAAGCTTTATCAGATTATTTTTCGATGCTTGTTGAGGCGATATTGCTCCCGAAATGGCTTGAACGTTCATCGGAATGCCGACAAAGCCCTGGAGAATCAATTTAAAGAGTCCCTACTTGTGCTAGGGGAGTTAGCGTGGAATTGTCTTCGAGAAGACCGCCGTTCGTTTTCGGAAGAGGAACTGGACAAGTTAGAACATTCGAGGACCCATGTGAGAAGATTTCCAGCTATCAAATTGGGCCTTGTTTTCATGGAAGCCAGTTCAAGGCCAAGTCAGGAACCAAGACATCAGTGTCATTTCcttcacaaaacatttcaagagtttttaGCTGCCTTTTACCTAGCGAACCAGATGTTAACGGAACAACTTAGCCTTACTGATCATTCTGTTTTCTGGAGGGAAAGTATGTTATTTGGCTACAGACAAGTATTTGTCTTTTTAGCTGGCATATTAGGCATGGAAGGAACGgtgtttttcaaagaaactgtaacgattttaaaaaaaggctgGAAATGGGAAACTTTTCTCGTAGAGTTCTTACTTGACCTTTTAAAAGAGAGTGGTGCTGCAGATGATTTAGGCAAAGTTGCGTGCTCCCTTATTCCTTTACcaaatgttttgaagttaaATCAGAAACAGCGGTCTTGGTTGAAACTTATACGATATGTGCACGAAGGCGCCATACCCGAAGGTGATGTGGCATCAGTGCAGCTTACTAAACTGAGCCTGTCGGACGTGCAGTTTTTCAGTAAAGACAATGTGAACGATCTCCATGGAATTCTCGGAAGCAGTCAAACTCTCACAGAGCTTGTCATTGGTAATATCGAGAACATGTCCCCTGAAGTTGCAGATCTGTTCGCTGAGAGTTTTTCGTCAAGCACGTCACTAAGAACAGCCACGCTAAAACTGTTTGACGTGAGTAGTGAGAGGTGCGCCAGTAATGCTAGTACCTTGTTATCGACTCTCTCGCAATTGGAATGTCTTTCGCTCGAAGTCTTTGCTGTTCTGAATAACACTGCTGCACAAGCCGTGAAAGCGTTATTCAAATCATCGCTAATTTCTCTCGTGCTTATTGTTCATGGGGATCAGAATGACTGTTTAATGTCGACTGTTAGTGAAGGACTTGCAGATGAAACCGCGGTAAAGTCTCTTAGTCTTGTCGTTTATGGAAGAGTTAGCAACCCTGGAATCGTAGCAGTGCAGAAAGGTGTTCTGCGAAATAGAACTTTGCACTCTTTAGAGTTAAAGGTTTACGGAGAAATCCCAGAAGCGTGGATGGCAGCTGTTGCTACCGTACTGGCAGCCAATAAGTCATGGAAGTCTCTTATTATTCATCCAAATGTGTGCGGGAAAATTAAATATGAAGCAGGTTTGCTGCCCTATCCTATTCTAGGTGATGCCCCAATAGAGAAGTCATTAACCGTGAACGTCTGTGGTGAACTGAGCGTTCACAGCTTAAAAGCCCTTACAGAGTTTTTCAAGGAAAGTTCGCCACTATCTGGTTTGCAGTTGAATGTCCAAAGTAAACTAACCAATGAAGTCGTGGATTGTCTAGTAGACTATTTTCTGACTAACAATTCACTGTCCTCACACAGTATTATTAACCTTAGTGGTGAAATCAGAAGCTACGAAGGAACTGCTCTTCAGAGATTAGTTCAAGAGGGTCAAAAGCATTCTGTCTCAGTGCACTTGAATGGTCTTGATGAGGATCACTTTTTAAGTGGTTTTTATACTCTCGCCAATGTTTCGTCAGCGTCGACCACGTTTTTAGTTGATGGAAAGACTACCACATACCTTGAAGTCATCAAACTATTAAGCTCTGTGACAACATCCTCGTTCAATCTCACAGTTAATCATCACGCTGCTGTGAGGGAAGACTGGGCAAAGGGTGTGGGTAGCGGCTTGGCGAACAGTCTTacagttaacaatcacgctGAAGACATCACGAGATACTGGACCAgcggtgtgggtgatggtttggcgaacagcagatcactaactacattcagtctcacagttaacaatcacgctGAAGACATGGGACGCTGGGCCAGgggtgtgggtgatggtttggcgagcaacagatcactaactacattcagtctcacagttaacaattacgCTGAAGACATGGGACCCTGGACCAGCcgtgtgggtgatggtttggcgaacagcagatcactaactacattcagtctcacagttaacaatcacgctGAAGACATGGGACTCTGGGCCAgcggtgtgggtgatggtttggcgaacagcagatcactaactacattcagtctcacagttaacaattacgCTAAAGACATGGGATTCTGGGCCAGgggtgtgggtgatggtttggcgaacagcagatcactaactacattcagtctcacagttaacaatcacgctGAAGACATGGGACTCTGGGCCAgcggtgtgggtgatggtttggcgaacagcagatcactaactacattcagtctcacagttaacaatcacgctGAAGACATCACGAGTTACTGGACCAgcggtgtgggtgatggtttggcgaacagcagatcactaactacattcagtctcacagttaacaattacgCTGAAGACATGGGACGCCGGGCCAGgggtgtgggtgatggtttggcgagcagcagatcactaactacattcagtctcacagttaacaatcacgctGAAGACATGGGACTCTGGGCCAgcggtgtgggtgatggtttggcgaacagcagatcactaactacattcagtctcacagttaacaattacgCTGAAGACATGGGATCCTGGGCCAGCCGTGTGGGTCATGGTTTGGCGAgcagcagatcactaactacattcagtctcacagttaacaatcacgctGAAGACATGGGAATCTGGGCCAGgggtgtgggtgatggtttggcgaacagcagatcactaactacattcagtctcacagttaacaattacgCTGAAGACATGGGACCCTGGGCCAGCcgtgtgggtgatggtttggcgaacagcagctcattaactacattcagtcttaCCGTTAACAATCACGCGGGCGAAATAGGTCGCTGGACGAACGACTTTAGCAAGGGCTTGGTAGAGAGCGGTTCTTTAACAACGATAAGAGTAGCATTTAACTTGTACGGTGAGGACAGAATTCGCTAG